A single genomic interval of Cellulosilyticum sp. I15G10I2 harbors:
- a CDS encoding helix-turn-helix transcriptional regulator translates to MRLHRLLGIIMLLDSRGIMNAGNLAKILETSERTIYRDIDILCESGMPIVSILGPNGGYTFMEGYKINSNVLGSGDVFNLLLSSMGIQPEKDTHAASQLKNALIKLENSISEEHREEIAKAKERFFIDSDPWWGKKIENKYLDIIQKSILHLKKLKVYYKKYSGEVSERILRPYGAVVKNAEWYVVAFCEAKNEIRVFKCSRIEHLEVLDEIYSMPEQFSLETFWESSKKEFVKHPSSILKQYAYPVKIKCVEEKNKLLEGFNVCSSLQLENQWIYDIDMLSFKTACSVIFPLSDRIEVLEPPELRAYIFQKANKILNLYKVI, encoded by the coding sequence ATGAGACTTCATAGACTTCTAGGTATTATTATGTTGCTCGATTCAAGGGGCATTATGAACGCTGGAAATTTAGCTAAAATACTTGAAACTTCTGAAAGAACTATCTATAGAGATATTGATATATTATGCGAATCAGGCATGCCAATTGTATCTATTTTAGGTCCTAATGGCGGATATACTTTTATGGAGGGCTATAAAATAAATTCAAACGTCTTAGGAAGCGGAGATGTCTTTAACCTTTTACTTTCAAGCATGGGCATCCAGCCAGAGAAGGATACCCATGCAGCATCTCAATTAAAAAATGCCCTTATTAAACTTGAAAATAGCATATCAGAAGAACATAGAGAAGAAATTGCCAAAGCTAAAGAAAGATTTTTTATTGACTCAGACCCTTGGTGGGGCAAAAAAATTGAAAATAAATATTTAGACATTATTCAAAAATCAATACTTCATTTAAAAAAGCTAAAAGTATACTATAAAAAATATAGCGGCGAAGTATCTGAAAGAATTTTAAGGCCTTATGGTGCAGTGGTAAAAAACGCTGAGTGGTATGTGGTCGCTTTTTGTGAGGCCAAAAATGAGATTAGAGTTTTTAAGTGCAGCAGGATAGAACATCTCGAAGTTCTAGATGAGATTTATAGTATGCCTGAACAATTTTCCTTAGAAACTTTTTGGGAAAGCAGCAAAAAAGAGTTTGTAAAACACCCCTCTAGTATACTAAAACAATATGCATATCCTGTAAAAATCAAATGTGTTGAGGAGAAAAATAAGCTTCTTGAAGGCTTTAACGTATGTTCATCTCTTCAATTAGAAAATCAATGGATTTATGATATAGATATGCTAAGTTTTAAAACCGCCTGCAGTGTTATCTTTCCTTTAAGTGATAGGATTGAGGTATTAGAACCCCCAGAACTTAGAGCATATATCTTCCAAAAAGCAAATAAAATCTTAAACCTATATAAAGTGATATAA
- a CDS encoding GyrI-like domain-containing protein, translating into MEGKIVNSEGFKAVGLTYFGNNTNGEIPSLWETFNKRYKDIKQISKSMLCYGICDGETDSKCQFHYTACAEVDNFLDIPEDMVTKVVPAGKYLMYTYSGALKDLGTFYHNIFTNWLPSSTYELDLRPQFELYDERYMSNGVFDIYIPIK; encoded by the coding sequence ATGGAAGGAAAAATAGTAAATAGCGAAGGATTTAAGGCTGTAGGCCTCACCTACTTTGGCAATAACACAAACGGGGAAATCCCTAGTCTATGGGAGACCTTTAATAAACGCTACAAAGATATCAAACAAATAAGTAAATCTATGCTGTGTTATGGCATCTGTGATGGTGAAACAGATTCTAAGTGCCAGTTTCACTATACGGCTTGTGCAGAAGTAGATAATTTTCTGGATATCCCAGAAGATATGGTGACCAAAGTTGTTCCAGCCGGTAAATACCTTATGTACACTTATAGTGGTGCTCTAAAAGATTTAGGAACATTTTATCATAATATTTTTACCAATTGGCTGCCCTCTTCAACGTATGAATTAGACCTAAGACCTCAGTTTGAACTATACGATGAAAGATATATGAGTAATGGGGTATTTGATATCTATATTCCAATTAAATAA
- a CDS encoding sensor histidine kinase, which produces MQRSCFFFYTLIIILYLVPFVPVSVKVISGIVFIMICSSKMSLKGDMINAALCGILGFIILFLNRDIGYKKAIINAFLVAASYYIFAFYFGNFAQTIENKNRELENEIEKRKKAEEELKKEMILFKGLMDTIPSPIFFKDVDLKYIAYNRAFKDAVGVKSDEAIGKTVYHIAEPQLASRYEKMDLEVLRAQGTQTYEDIVKFPDGSSRSIIFNKAVFTDGNEVPSGIVGVMTDITDEKEACKLKESIFESKQMMEKLLEHDKMKTEFFSNISHELRTPLNVILGTVQLMDLYTRDEEYSNNQLKVVRSIGTMRQNCYRLLKLVNNLIDISKIDAKAFELRLKNCNIISVVEEITLSVSDYIENKGIKLVFDTDVEEQVMACDDEKIERILLNLLSNAIKFTPKGGVIFVNLHKKDNGICIKVQDTGIGIPEDKQKKIFERFYQVEEMLTRKSEGSGIGLSLVKALVEMHGGTITLISQVGVGTKFIINLPFKTIEDNEIHHTTTTKQDHIERISVEFSDIYSVR; this is translated from the coding sequence ATGCAAAGATCTTGTTTTTTCTTTTATACACTCATAATAATTTTATATTTGGTACCTTTTGTTCCTGTATCAGTTAAAGTGATTTCAGGGATTGTTTTTATAATGATCTGCAGTTCAAAAATGAGTTTAAAAGGTGATATGATTAATGCTGCATTGTGTGGAATCTTAGGTTTTATTATCCTTTTTTTAAATAGAGATATAGGTTATAAAAAAGCAATAATAAATGCATTTTTGGTGGCTGCGTCATATTATATTTTTGCATTTTATTTTGGAAATTTTGCACAAACGATTGAGAATAAAAATCGTGAACTTGAAAATGAGATAGAAAAAAGAAAAAAAGCAGAAGAGGAATTAAAGAAAGAAATGATACTATTTAAAGGACTGATGGATACAATACCAAGCCCTATTTTTTTTAAGGATGTGGATCTTAAATACATAGCGTATAATCGCGCTTTTAAAGATGCTGTAGGCGTAAAGAGTGATGAAGCCATAGGAAAAACAGTTTATCATATAGCAGAACCACAACTTGCGAGTAGGTATGAGAAGATGGACTTAGAGGTTCTGAGGGCACAGGGCACTCAGACCTATGAAGACATTGTTAAGTTTCCTGATGGCAGTTCAAGAAGCATTATCTTTAATAAGGCTGTTTTTACTGATGGTAATGAAGTGCCAAGCGGCATAGTTGGCGTGATGACGGATATTACAGATGAAAAAGAAGCATGTAAACTGAAAGAAAGTATATTTGAGAGTAAGCAAATGATGGAAAAGCTGTTGGAGCATGATAAGATGAAAACAGAATTTTTTTCTAATATTTCTCATGAACTTCGAACACCGCTTAATGTCATTTTGGGGACTGTACAATTAATGGATCTCTATACGCGTGATGAAGAATACAGTAATAACCAGTTGAAGGTTGTACGAAGTATAGGGACTATGAGACAGAATTGTTATAGATTATTAAAGCTTGTAAACAACCTTATAGATATTTCTAAGATTGATGCCAAGGCTTTTGAACTGCGTCTTAAGAACTGCAATATAATAAGTGTTGTTGAAGAAATTACTTTGTCGGTATCTGATTACATTGAAAATAAAGGAATAAAGCTAGTATTTGATACAGATGTAGAAGAGCAAGTAATGGCTTGTGATGATGAAAAGATAGAAAGGATTCTACTGAATTTACTTTCTAATGCTATTAAATTCACGCCAAAGGGCGGGGTGATATTTGTAAATCTCCATAAGAAGGATAACGGCATATGCATTAAAGTGCAGGATACAGGTATCGGTATCCCAGAAGATAAACAAAAGAAGATTTTTGAAAGATTTTATCAAGTTGAGGAAATGTTAACAAGAAAAAGCGAGGGGAGCGGCATAGGTCTCAGTCTTGTGAAGGCTCTTGTTGAGATGCATGGCGGGACAATAACACTTATAAGCCAGGTGGGAGTCGGAACAAAATTTATAATTAATCTGCCTTTCAAAACCATTGAAGACAATGAGATACACCATACTACCACTACAAAACAGGATCATATTGAACGTATCAGCGTAGAGTTTTCAGATATTTATTCTGTTAGGTGA
- a CDS encoding carbohydrate ABC transporter permease translates to METAKKLNKTSFYEVRKQGASKNKKHGINNIKTYGERAILLLIAAIQIYPLLWLIMFSLKSNPEIFGKNPLALPQKLLFENYARAFLDGNIGRYFINSIIVTVVSVIITNILAAMASYAIARMKWKLSGTMLIIFLLGLMIPMHSTLLPLFIFLKKTQLYNTYVALILPYIGFSLPMAIFVLVGFFGTLPRELEESACLDGANIYQIFAKIMLPLIKPAVATISIFTYLSCWNELMFATTFVSKQEYKTLTVGIMGMVGQYATRWGELGAGLVIATIPTVLIYISMSKQVQKSFTTGALKG, encoded by the coding sequence TTGGAGACGGCAAAGAAGTTAAATAAAACCTCTTTTTATGAAGTAAGAAAGCAAGGCGCTTCAAAAAATAAAAAGCATGGCATTAATAATATAAAAACATATGGGGAAAGAGCTATACTACTTCTTATTGCAGCAATACAGATTTATCCATTACTATGGCTTATTATGTTTTCTCTAAAGAGCAATCCAGAAATATTTGGGAAAAATCCCCTGGCATTGCCTCAGAAGTTATTATTTGAAAACTATGCAAGAGCTTTTTTGGACGGGAATATAGGAAGGTATTTTATTAATAGTATTATTGTTACGGTAGTTTCTGTGATTATTACCAATATACTAGCGGCCATGGCTTCTTATGCTATAGCTAGGATGAAGTGGAAGCTAAGTGGCACCATGCTGATTATCTTTTTGTTAGGACTTATGATTCCTATGCACAGTACCTTGCTGCCTTTATTTATTTTTCTTAAAAAAACACAGTTGTATAATACCTATGTTGCACTTATTCTTCCCTATATAGGGTTTTCACTACCCATGGCAATCTTTGTGTTAGTCGGGTTTTTTGGTACCCTGCCAAGAGAACTTGAAGAATCGGCTTGTTTGGATGGTGCAAACATTTATCAGATCTTTGCGAAGATTATGCTGCCACTTATCAAACCTGCAGTAGCAACCATTTCAATCTTCACCTATTTATCCTGTTGGAATGAGCTGATGTTTGCAACAACCTTTGTCAGTAAGCAGGAGTACAAGACACTTACAGTAGGCATTATGGGAATGGTTGGACAATATGCAACGCGATGGGGAGAACTAGGGGCAGGGTTGGTTATAGCTACCATTCCAACCGTTTTAATCTATATTTCCATGAGTAAGCAAGTTCAAAAGAGCTTTACAACAGGGGCATTAAAAGGTTAA
- a CDS encoding carbohydrate ABC transporter permease, protein MSDKKAIVLFVLPAFLVFLMIVIVPIFFSAYYSTLEWNGIGKSTFIGIQNYIDLFVNNTDGFMMAVKNSFLVAFFSVFVQVPLALVLAIVISKGIKGEAFFRTVYFIPVIISTTVIGQLWMKIYQPKYGMLNTLLEVLGLEFLKRNWLATPETALGSALFVIIWQYIGYHMLLLYSGIKAIPTDLYEAAEVDGANNFQKAVKITIPLIAPMIKVCVTFALIGSLKTFDLIYVLTKGGPIHATEVPTTLMFSKIFLQNKYGYGSAMSIFIILECLIFTIFIQKFFKTEKTTY, encoded by the coding sequence TTGAGTGATAAAAAAGCGATAGTACTTTTTGTATTGCCCGCATTTTTAGTATTTTTAATGATTGTTATTGTGCCTATCTTTTTTTCAGCTTACTATAGTACGCTAGAATGGAATGGGATTGGCAAATCCACTTTTATAGGGATTCAAAACTATATTGATTTATTTGTAAATAATACAGATGGCTTTATGATGGCCGTTAAAAACTCATTTTTAGTAGCATTTTTCTCAGTATTTGTACAGGTACCTTTAGCACTAGTTCTTGCCATTGTTATTTCAAAAGGGATTAAAGGTGAAGCCTTTTTTAGGACAGTATATTTTATTCCAGTTATCATATCAACAACTGTTATCGGTCAGCTTTGGATGAAAATTTATCAGCCTAAATATGGTATGCTTAACACTTTACTCGAAGTGCTTGGTCTTGAGTTTTTAAAACGTAATTGGCTGGCAACACCAGAAACAGCCCTTGGAAGTGCACTCTTTGTGATTATATGGCAATACATTGGTTACCATATGCTGCTGCTTTATTCCGGCATTAAGGCTATCCCGACGGATCTTTACGAAGCCGCAGAGGTGGACGGTGCGAACAACTTTCAAAAGGCTGTGAAAATCACTATTCCTCTTATTGCTCCAATGATCAAAGTTTGTGTGACCTTTGCACTTATTGGCTCTTTAAAAACTTTTGATCTTATTTATGTTTTGACAAAAGGGGGGCCGATCCATGCAACAGAGGTGCCTACAACCTTAATGTTCAGTAAGATCTTTCTGCAAAATAAATATGGCTATGGAAGTGCTATGTCTATTTTTATTATTCTAGAGTGCTTGATTTTTACAATCTTTATTCAAAAGTTTTTTAAGACAGAAAAGACAACTTATTAA
- a CDS encoding extracellular solute-binding protein, translating into MRKIWSKLLTCAISGILALSSVGCGAKQEAPKEQTGKATETSSGNAAKETPSAEEKIKLSVWHLWTTDADANAKSFMKVFEQYKAEHPNVEIEIDASENEAYKTKIKTAMAANEGPDVFFSWGAGFAQPFVDAGQILPIEEYLTSEQKGNLLESQRSNLTYNDTLYGLPFVSWVGILYCNQEMFDQNGIKVPDTYEEYLEAIRAFNAKGIVPMSVGAKDGWPLMFYQNVLALRQAGADGSNAALEKKVPFNQPEFLNSAQLLSELVQAKTFDEASMAFTYDEAKMAFLSGEVPMFYIGSWFAGEVQDENISMVKDKVVAKNFPSIAGTKGNKDEFLGGAIDCFMVNNNTKHKKEAAEFAAYMAEHMAKESFILGAGLPAWKIDTQGETIDPLVQQMVDLANKATGFVLAWDTKLSGEAAEKHKTLVQEVFAGTKTPQQFVDEMDALK; encoded by the coding sequence ATGAGGAAAATCTGGAGTAAATTATTAACTTGCGCGATCAGTGGAATCTTAGCTTTATCTAGTGTAGGATGCGGAGCAAAACAAGAGGCACCTAAGGAACAAACAGGGAAGGCTACAGAGACATCATCTGGGAATGCTGCAAAAGAAACTCCATCGGCAGAGGAAAAGATTAAGTTAAGTGTGTGGCATTTATGGACTACAGATGCAGATGCTAATGCAAAATCTTTTATGAAGGTATTTGAACAGTACAAGGCGGAACACCCAAATGTAGAAATTGAGATTGATGCCAGTGAAAATGAAGCTTATAAAACAAAAATCAAGACTGCTATGGCTGCAAATGAAGGCCCGGATGTGTTTTTCTCATGGGGAGCTGGTTTTGCACAACCTTTCGTAGATGCAGGTCAAATCCTTCCAATAGAAGAGTACTTAACATCAGAACAAAAAGGGAATTTACTTGAAAGTCAAAGATCTAATTTAACTTATAATGATACATTATATGGGCTGCCATTTGTTTCATGGGTAGGTATCTTATACTGTAATCAAGAGATGTTTGACCAAAATGGTATTAAAGTACCTGATACCTATGAAGAATACTTAGAGGCTATTCGTGCATTTAATGCAAAAGGAATTGTACCAATGTCAGTTGGCGCAAAAGATGGTTGGCCACTGATGTTTTATCAAAACGTTCTGGCACTTCGTCAAGCTGGAGCTGATGGATCTAACGCAGCACTTGAGAAAAAGGTTCCTTTTAATCAACCAGAATTTCTAAATAGTGCACAGCTCCTTAGTGAACTCGTTCAGGCAAAAACTTTTGATGAAGCATCGATGGCATTTACATATGATGAAGCTAAAATGGCATTCTTAAGTGGTGAAGTGCCAATGTTTTATATAGGCAGCTGGTTCGCAGGTGAGGTTCAAGACGAAAATATCTCTATGGTTAAAGATAAAGTAGTTGCAAAGAACTTCCCAAGTATTGCAGGGACAAAAGGTAATAAAGATGAGTTCTTAGGCGGAGCAATCGACTGCTTTATGGTTAATAATAATACAAAACATAAAAAAGAAGCAGCTGAATTTGCAGCTTATATGGCAGAACATATGGCAAAAGAAAGCTTTATCCTAGGGGCAGGCCTTCCAGCGTGGAAAATTGATACACAAGGTGAAACGATCGATCCACTTGTACAGCAAATGGTTGATCTTGCAAACAAAGCAACAGGTTTTGTACTTGCTTGGGATACAAAATTAAGCGGTGAAGCAGCAGAAAAACACAAAACTTTAGTTCAAGAAGTATTTGCAGGTACTAAAACACCACAACAATTTGTAGATGAAATGGATGCACTTAAGTAA